A genomic stretch from Hydrogenimonas urashimensis includes:
- a CDS encoding glycoside hydrolase family protein: MRLIDQIKRHEGFRGMAYQDIYGNWTIGYGTKLPITEEEGELLLRHRLDNMADELRRAYPDFDDLPSEIQSVLLDMLYNLGINRLMTFNHMWEAIQRRDWAKMALEMQNSLWYRQVGSRAEELVAVVDECAKIVPNDTKKDALV; this comes from the coding sequence ATGAGGCTTATCGATCAGATCAAGCGGCATGAAGGCTTCAGAGGCATGGCGTACCAGGACATCTACGGCAACTGGACCATCGGGTACGGTACGAAACTGCCCATAACCGAAGAAGAGGGCGAACTTCTGCTGCGCCACCGGCTGGACAACATGGCAGACGAATTACGACGCGCATACCCGGATTTCGACGATCTGCCGTCGGAGATTCAGTCTGTCCTGTTGGACATGCTCTACAACCTCGGCATCAATCGACTCATGACGTTCAATCATATGTGGGAGGCGATCCAAAGAAGAGACTGGGCAAAAATGGCGTTGGAAATGCAGAACAGTTTGTGGTATCGGCAGGTTGGAAGCAGGGCGGAGGAGTTGGTAGCGGTAGTGGACGAGTGTGCCAAAATTGTGCCAAATGATACAAAAAAAGACGCTCTGGTTTGA
- a CDS encoding polysaccharide biosynthesis/export family protein — MQKGLLPLLLAAGMFFGGCATQEYKMFDKNVNNVETNVSDSEYEAEMSYEYKIVPGDRIQISVFNQSGGAGGKLNEVISRGGLGDTYLTRDGYEGLKVPKNGKIRLPLINEVKVAGLTENEAAERLTEAYKKYLRNPFVSVKILDQRLFVLGEVRKPGVVQVPHGSMTLFEALAYSGDLTDDAKRTDILVIRGDLRHPKIRKININDVSAIRMSSLILRPNDIVYVTPRDMKAYNVAFREQMPFWELLSAMLDPFVKFRYIKDGYNLHGFH; from the coding sequence ATGCAAAAAGGTCTATTGCCTTTATTGTTGGCAGCAGGGATGTTTTTTGGCGGGTGTGCTACCCAGGAATACAAAATGTTTGATAAAAATGTCAACAATGTAGAGACAAACGTCTCCGATTCCGAATATGAAGCTGAAATGTCTTACGAATATAAAATCGTCCCGGGCGATAGAATTCAGATTTCAGTCTTCAACCAATCGGGTGGAGCCGGCGGAAAATTGAATGAAGTGATATCCCGTGGCGGATTGGGGGATACCTATCTGACACGTGACGGATACGAAGGTTTGAAAGTGCCGAAAAACGGCAAGATTCGACTGCCCTTGATCAATGAAGTGAAAGTTGCGGGCTTGACGGAGAACGAAGCGGCCGAAAGGTTGACGGAAGCCTATAAAAAATATTTGAGGAACCCTTTCGTTTCGGTCAAGATTCTCGATCAAAGACTTTTTGTCCTGGGTGAAGTGCGCAAGCCGGGTGTCGTTCAGGTACCGCACGGCTCCATGACCCTCTTTGAAGCGTTGGCCTATTCAGGTGATTTGACAGACGATGCGAAACGTACAGATATTTTGGTCATCCGAGGAGATCTCAGGCATCCGAAAATCAGGAAGATCAACATCAACGACGTATCAGCTATTCGCATGTCGAGTCTGATTCTTCGACCCAACGATATTGTCTACGTCACTCCAAGAGACATGAAAGCCTACAATGTTGCGTTTAGAGAACAGATGCCATTCTGGGAACTGTTGAGTGCTATGCTTGATCCATTTGTAAAATTCAGATATATCAAAGACGGATACAATCTGCATGGATTCCACTGA
- a CDS encoding RHS repeat protein — protein MTTSENKYGSKVYPSMFLVAPLEATNIKVVDPTGNVRFPLFEITDEEGNVVDYHTIRTYIDSFGNRTIVTTPDGKYGYVAMEMSDLKNELKGTKLLAQAWGYVLGGENFANDDPKAFWILTLEELEAWKRVSPHMESPEEEFEEPAE, from the coding sequence ATGACCACAAGTGAAAATAAGTACGGTTCGAAAGTCTACCCAAGCATGTTCCTCGTGGCTCCATTGGAAGCGACGAACATCAAAGTGGTTGACCCGACCGGCAATGTAAGGTTTCCATTGTTCGAGATCACCGACGAAGAGGGAAACGTCGTGGATTACCACACGATACGAACATACATCGATTCGTTCGGTAATCGAACGATTGTCACTACGCCTGACGGGAAATACGGCTATGTGGCGATGGAGATGAGTGACCTCAAGAACGAATTGAAGGGCACAAAACTGTTAGCGCAGGCGTGGGGCTACGTGCTTGGCGGAGAGAATTTCGCCAACGACGACCCGAAAGCCTTCTGGATATTGACTCTCGAAGAGCTTGAGGCGTGGAAGCGTGTCTCGCCGCACATGGAGTCGCCCGAAGAGGAGTTCGAGGAGCCAGCGGAGTGA
- a CDS encoding tyrosine-protein phosphatase: MTSFFSKIFNKKTESIESSTQKQPQHQLYVDIHSHLLPGIDDGSKAMFHSIKFVSAMQKLGYKKLIITPHIMSHRYKNSSKIILEKLEILKDAIADHDIDVTLEAASEYYLDDHFLSLLDKGDILTLHGKYVLFEMSYTRPPVDLEGIVFNMILAGYIPVLAHPERYIHMHSDFSQYTALKEQGVLFQLNLNSLAGYYSKKVQNVAKKLVNKGMVDFLGSDIHKMQQIETLETVLKGPLLQKIFEKNKILNNSFL, encoded by the coding sequence ATGACAAGTTTTTTTAGCAAAATTTTCAATAAAAAAACAGAGTCAATAGAATCATCGACACAAAAACAACCTCAGCACCAACTTTATGTGGATATCCATTCCCACTTGCTGCCTGGTATTGATGATGGATCAAAAGCGATGTTTCACTCCATCAAATTTGTAAGTGCCATGCAGAAACTGGGATATAAAAAACTCATCATTACTCCCCATATTATGTCCCACCGATACAAAAACAGTTCAAAAATTATTCTGGAAAAACTGGAAATACTAAAGGATGCTATTGCCGACCACGATATTGATGTCACGCTAGAGGCGGCATCCGAATATTATCTGGATGATCATTTTCTTTCATTGCTGGATAAAGGAGACATTCTCACACTCCACGGGAAATATGTACTTTTTGAAATGTCATATACGCGGCCGCCCGTTGACTTGGAAGGCATAGTGTTCAACATGATTTTAGCAGGATATATTCCAGTCCTTGCCCATCCGGAAAGATACATTCACATGCACAGTGACTTTTCACAATACACTGCTTTGAAAGAGCAAGGAGTGCTTTTTCAGCTCAATCTCAACTCATTGGCAGGATACTACTCCAAAAAAGTTCAGAATGTAGCGAAAAAGCTTGTCAATAAAGGAATGGTGGATTTTCTAGGAAGTGATATTCACAAAATGCAGCAAATTGAAACTTTGGAAACAGTCCTGAAAGGGCCACTGCTTCAGAAAATTTTTGAAAAAAACAAAATTTTGAATAATTCTTTTCTGTAA
- a CDS encoding GumC family protein: protein MKNSASETDLKEFFTIIRRYRYLIVSITLVSIVLAVIYSYFAPKMYKTSSLIEINTEGSRSQPDILSLATGASGSSIENEIEIIQSRKIILDALQNLNIGTRYYTVKNFKTKELYKNSPFVVNADMLTENAKRSTFQLYPVSEESFKLVIKPSLKEKIINFVMSYFKLGSKNEEPIVYEKVHKYGEQIETPWFSIVVQKIFQPKNEKYFFSIRPNEEMKDYIVNNLKVNSISPKATMVTVSFEDRVGMRAKDILDAVINAYINETLKLKTESEEKKLKFIDSQLASISKTLQASASRLQQYKATHVVTSVGEKATLTAEKLSELQSQLYEIDMRLGVFQNILQFVKTHEDIKGIDIDLAQQLSPTINALILKIQEANELRSSLLTEYTELHPDVVRVTKKLRSLRISLLAALKSAIRSLQDRKQRLLGIINENEQKLKQLPEQERQLARLTRSFMVNEKIYSYLLQKRAETAIAASSTLPRARVVDEPYVPKKPFKPIVQLIVLIGGILGFMLSMAIALIRYRMDDTIKSSKELEKLTHLPLYGAIPFLSGRKNLSTFHEALRVVRTNLEFLQNTGKSKLVTITSTIPKEGKTTISTELAKIIAKSGKRVIIVDLDMRQSKVHKMFNLPNKEGLSTLLAGKNTLKEVIQKTNEDNLYVITSGPKPPDPSELLMSDAFKKLIEKLLSEYDYVLLDSPPIGLVTDAMIAMRMSDINLVVVRAEYSKREFVKNINHFAKEHEIKVGIIINALKVSSKKGAYGYGYGVSYGYNNNYYS from the coding sequence ATGAAAAACAGCGCTAGCGAAACAGATCTGAAAGAGTTTTTCACCATCATTAGACGTTATAGATACTTGATTGTATCTATAACGTTGGTTTCGATTGTATTGGCAGTTATCTATTCCTATTTTGCTCCAAAAATGTACAAGACATCGTCTTTGATTGAAATCAATACGGAAGGTTCACGATCACAGCCGGATATTTTGAGCCTCGCAACAGGTGCGAGCGGATCAAGTATCGAGAATGAAATAGAAATCATACAGTCAAGAAAGATAATTCTTGATGCGCTTCAAAATTTGAATATCGGAACACGTTATTACACAGTTAAAAATTTCAAAACCAAAGAGTTGTACAAAAATTCTCCGTTTGTTGTAAATGCTGACATGCTGACAGAAAATGCCAAGAGAAGCACGTTTCAACTCTATCCTGTTTCGGAAGAAAGTTTCAAACTTGTTATCAAACCTTCTTTAAAAGAGAAAATCATCAATTTTGTCATGTCCTATTTCAAATTGGGCTCAAAAAATGAAGAACCGATTGTCTATGAAAAAGTCCACAAGTACGGAGAACAGATTGAAACACCCTGGTTTTCCATAGTTGTCCAAAAAATATTCCAACCGAAAAACGAGAAGTATTTCTTTTCGATTCGTCCCAACGAAGAAATGAAAGACTATATCGTAAACAATCTAAAAGTCAACTCCATTTCCCCCAAAGCCACAATGGTAACTGTCAGCTTCGAAGACAGGGTAGGTATGCGCGCAAAAGATATTCTCGATGCGGTTATTAATGCGTATATCAATGAAACACTGAAGCTGAAAACGGAAAGTGAAGAGAAAAAACTGAAATTTATTGACAGCCAATTGGCCTCTATTAGTAAAACCTTGCAGGCATCGGCAAGCAGGCTTCAACAATACAAAGCGACACATGTTGTGACCAGTGTCGGCGAAAAAGCCACTTTAACGGCAGAAAAGCTGAGTGAACTTCAGAGTCAGCTTTATGAAATCGACATGAGGCTTGGTGTTTTTCAGAATATTCTGCAGTTTGTTAAGACGCATGAAGATATTAAAGGCATCGATATTGATCTTGCCCAACAGTTGAGTCCCACTATAAACGCACTGATCCTGAAAATCCAGGAAGCGAATGAATTGCGTTCTTCACTTTTGACAGAGTATACGGAACTTCATCCTGATGTGGTCAGGGTAACCAAAAAATTGCGCAGCCTTAGAATTTCCTTGCTGGCTGCACTCAAAAGTGCCATAAGGAGCCTTCAGGACAGGAAACAAAGACTGCTTGGAATTATCAATGAAAATGAACAAAAGCTAAAACAGTTGCCGGAGCAGGAGAGGCAGCTGGCACGTTTGACGCGAAGTTTTATGGTTAACGAAAAAATTTATTCCTATCTTCTGCAGAAAAGAGCGGAAACGGCTATCGCCGCCTCCTCCACATTGCCGAGAGCCCGCGTTGTGGATGAACCTTATGTGCCGAAAAAGCCATTCAAACCTATAGTACAACTCATTGTTTTGATAGGTGGAATTCTTGGCTTTATGTTGAGCATGGCCATTGCGCTTATTCGTTACAGAATGGACGATACGATTAAAAGCAGCAAAGAGTTGGAAAAACTTACGCATCTTCCTCTTTATGGTGCGATTCCCTTTCTCAGCGGTCGAAAAAACCTCAGTACTTTCCACGAGGCATTACGGGTTGTCCGAACCAATCTGGAATTTCTCCAGAATACCGGCAAATCAAAGCTTGTAACGATAACTTCGACGATTCCGAAAGAGGGTAAAACGACCATATCAACCGAGCTTGCTAAAATCATAGCAAAAAGCGGAAAAAGGGTCATCATTGTCGATCTGGATATGCGTCAATCCAAAGTACACAAGATGTTTAACCTTCCGAACAAAGAGGGCTTGAGTACACTTCTTGCAGGAAAAAATACGCTCAAAGAAGTGATCCAGAAAACCAATGAAGATAATCTGTATGTTATTACGAGTGGCCCCAAACCACCGGATCCTTCCGAACTGCTGATGTCAGATGCGTTCAAAAAATTGATTGAAAAGCTGCTGAGCGAATACGATTATGTACTACTCGATTCACCACCGATAGGTCTTGTTACAGATGCGATGATTGCTATGAGAATGTCAGATATCAATCTTGTGGTGGTACGTGCCGAATATTCGAAGAGAGAATTTGTGAAGAATATCAACCATTTTGCCAAAGAGCATGAAATCAAGGTAGGTATCATTATCAATGCACTCAAAGTATCTTCGAAAAAAGGTGCCTATGGCTATGGCTATGGAGTCAGTTACGGATACAACAACAACTATTATTCATGA
- a CDS encoding phage holin family protein: protein MPHNSPENVPFVTYLWVLALSLWGGIASNIRKVRNGTVRFSISELVGDVVISGFIGLLTYFICEYYEVATMLTAVFVGISGHMGTKAIFAMETFITKRLRLETEERE from the coding sequence ATGCCGCACAACAGTCCGGAGAACGTGCCGTTCGTCACCTATCTGTGGGTGCTGGCCCTCTCATTGTGGGGCGGCATTGCCAGCAATATCAGAAAAGTCAGAAACGGAACGGTTCGCTTCAGCATCAGCGAGCTTGTCGGGGATGTCGTCATAAGCGGCTTCATCGGTCTTTTGACCTACTTCATTTGCGAGTACTACGAAGTCGCCACGATGCTCACCGCTGTGTTTGTCGGTATATCTGGTCACATGGGAACCAAGGCGATTTTCGCAATGGAGACGTTCATCACAAAGCGGCTTCGCCTGGAGACGGAAGAGCGGGAATGA